GAGGAACTGGAGCGCGGCGGCGACCGCTTGGTCGATGCCTTCGATGATGACGCGGTTGGTAGCGGGCACGTCGTCGGAGACGCGGGACATGATCTCTCCGGAGGAGTTGGAGTCGAACCATTTCACCGGCAGCCGCTGGAGCTTGTCATAGAGTTCCACCCGGATGAGGTGGGTGAGCTTCAGCTCCAGCACGTTGTTGAACCAGGTGCGCAGCGTGAAGAGGAGCTGGCGGGCGAAGATGGCCCCCACCACGATGGCCGCCGTGGGCAGGATGAGGTCCTGCCGCTTCTGCGGGATGATCGTGTCGATGAAATACATCGTCGCCCCCGGCAGGGCCAGGAGCAGGCCGGTGCAGGTGACCGCCATCACCAGGGACACGGCGCTCCGGCCCGGGAAACGCAGGGTGTGGCGGAGGATGCGGCGCAGCATGGTGGAGTGGGACGGGCGGATCCGCAGCGTCGTCTTTTCCGGGAAATTTTTCAAGCGCGAGTGGACGGACACCGGGCGGATGATCAAGGATCCGCGGCGAGATGTTGTCGGATCCCCGTGTCTATGCGCTGGCGCTGTTGGCGGCCCTGTGCATCGGTCTGTCGAAGTCCGGCTTCAGTGGCATCTCGATGATCTCCGTGGTGCTGCTGGCGGACATCTATGGGCCGAAGGCATCGGTAGGGCTGGCGCTTCCCCTGCTCATCGTGGCGGACCTCCTCGCCTATCCTGCGTTCAGGAAATTCGGCTCCTGGGCACCGGTGTGGAAACTGCTCGCACCAGCGTTGATCGGACTGGGCCTGGGGTGGTGGCTGCTGGGTGCCATTGATGACAGGCTGGCGCGCAAGGTCATCGGCGGCTGCGTGCTTTTCATGGTGGTGGTGCAGGTTTTCCGGAGGATGAGGCCGGTGTTGTTCTCGC
The sequence above is drawn from the Akkermansiaceae bacterium genome and encodes:
- a CDS encoding sulfite exporter TauE/SafE family protein; amino-acid sequence: MLSDPRVYALALLAALCIGLSKSGFSGISMISVVLLADIYGPKASVGLALPLLIVADLLAYPAFRKFGSWAPVWKLLAPALIGLGLGWWLLGAIDDRLARKVIGGCVLFMVVVQVFRRMRPVLFSHLGESRAFGAGAGVLGGFATMLANAAGPVIQLYLLGRKIPKMELIGIGARFFLLINILKVPMNTRLALITPESLLENAKLLPGVVVGIFGGRWLIRHVPQEAFEWMIVGFATLAALRLLFW